Below is a window of Agrobacterium vitis DNA.
TCAAGACAGGCCCTGTGCGAAGCGCTGTAGAACTCAGCATCGAACGCGGTCCGTGAATGAAGGTCCAGGCGGGCGCCTGCCTGCGCCACAGCACACCGGCATCGCTTTCATCGACCCGGGCAAAATCGAAGCGCTGCGCCATTTTCGATGACAGATAAGACAGAGTCGCACCGGGCCTGTCGATAACAGCGATTGGAAAGGTCATGGCGATCTTCTGCCAATCCTGCCAATGGTGAAACGAGCGAAGATTATCCGCCCCCATGATCCAGATGAAATGCACATGCGGGTTCAACCGCTTCACATGGTCCAGCGTGCGGGCGGTGTAGCTCGTGCCCAGCTCTGCCTCAAACGCAGTGATCTTCAGCCGGGGGTCCTGCGCCAGGCCCTCGCAGAGCGACAGCCGCTCGGCCAAAGGCGCCAGCTGGCTGTGGTTTTTCAGCGGGTTTCCGGGCGTCACCATCCACCACAACTGATCCAGGCCCAACCGGCGAAGGGCAATCTCGGCCACCAGCACATGGCCTTGATGCGGCGGATTGAACGATCCGCCGAACAGGCCGACCACCATGCCGCGCTCGGTATGCGGCATGCGCAGATAGTGTGCAGCGACCCCGGGATGGCTCACGTCAGGGCCGGATCTGGCCGGTGCCATGCACCCGGTACTTGAACGAGGTCAATTGCTCAACGCCAACCGGCCCGCGCGCATGCATTTTGCCGGTGGCAATGCCGATTTCGCCGCCCATGCCAAATTCGCCACCATCGGCAAATTGCGTCGAGGCATTGTGCAGCAGGATAGCCGAATCCACTTCATTGAAGAACCGCTCGACCACAGCAGGATCTTCGGCAATGACCGCCTCGGTATGGTTGGAAGAATAGCGGGCGATATGGTCGATGGCCCCACCGATGCCATCGACAACGGCAACGGAAATGATCGCATCGAGATATTCGGTGCGCCAATCCTCCTCCACAGCAGGCTTCAGGCCGGGAAAGACTTTCAGCACCGTCGCCGAGGCACGGATCTCGCAACCCGCCTCGGTGAGGGCTTCGAGAAGCGGCATCAAATGGCTGCCGATGGCAGCGCTATCGACCAACAGGGTTTCCGCCGAGCCGCAAATTCCGGTCCGACGCATCTTGGCATTGACCACGATGCTTTTCGCCATCTCGAGATCAGCGGAGCCATCAACATAGACGTGGCAGAGACCTTCCAGATGGGCAAAGACCGGCACCCGCGCATCCGATTGCACCCGCGCCACCAGGCTCTTGCCGCCTCGCGGCACGATCACGTCAATCGTGCCGTTCAGCCCGGTCAGCATCGCGCCAACCGCAGCGCGATCCGTGACCGGCACCAGCTGGATGGCATGGTCCGGCAGACCGGCAGCCACAAGCCCGGCCACCAGGCAGGCATGAATGGCGCGCGAGGAATTGACCGAATCCGAGCCGCCGCGCAGGATCACGGCATTGCCGGATTTCAGGCAAAGCGCCCCCGCATCCGCTGTCACATTCGGACGGCTTTCATAAATCACCCCGATCACGCCAAGAGGGGTGCGGACCCGTTCGATCTTCAAACCATTAGGACGCTCCCAGGCCGCGATGACTTCCCCGACCGGGTCCTTCAACTCGGCCACCTCGCGCAGGCCCTTGGCCATCGCGGTGATCCGCTCTTCATTCAGCGTGAGCCGGTCGATGAAGGAAGCCGCCAGCCCTGCCGTTTGCGCAGCCTTGAGATCGATGGCATTGGCGGCGATGATCTGGCTTTTTCCAGCCAGGATCGCCTCACTCATCGCCATCAGCGCGGCATTTTTCTGGTCAGCCGAGGCAATGGCCAACGGTCGCGCAGCGGCCTTGGCCTTGGCGCCGATGTCTAGCATCAGCGCGTCGATACCATCCGCCTTGGCGACTGTGTCAAGCATGGGCCTCGTCCTTTTTCTTTGTACTCTTGCCGGTTTTCCTGCCGGTCTGTTCCGTCATCACCAGATCGTCGCGGTGGATCATCGCCGAGCGTCCGGCATAGCCGAGCAGCGCTTCGATCTCTGCCGATTTATGCCCGGCAATACGGCGCGCCTCATCGGCATCGTAACCCGCCAGGCCACGGGCAATTTCGCGCCCCTCAAGCCCAACAACCGAAATCGTGTCGCCACGATGAAATTGCCCTGATACCTCGCGCACGCCTGCGGGCAACAGGCTCTTGCCAGCCCGAAGGGCTGTTTCAGCGCCCGCATCGACGCTCAGAATACCAGCAGGCTGCAATTGTCCAGCAATCCAGGTCTTGCGGGCCGTCACTGGCATGGCAGACGGCGCAAACCAGGAATGGGCCGCCCCCTCATCAATGCCGCGCAGCGGATTGAGCAGCTTGCCCGACGTGATAATCATCGCACAGCCCGCACTCGTGGCAATCTTGCCCGCATCGATCTTGGTGCGCATGCCGCCACGCGAAAATTCCGAGGCCGCTCCGCCCGCCATCGCCTCGATTTCAGGGGTGATTTCGGCAATAACAGGCAGAAGTTTCGCGTCAGGATCGAGATGCGGCGGCGCGGTATAGAGCCCGTCGATATCGGAGAGCAGGATCAGCAGATCGGCACCGGTCATCGTCGCCACCCTGGCCGCCAGACGATCATTGTCGCCATAGCGGATTTCGGTGGTCGCCACCGTGTCGTTTTCGTTGATGATCGGCACCGCCCCTAGCTTCAACAGCTGATTGATGGTGGCGCGCGCATTGAGATAGCGGCGGCGCTCCTCCGTATCTCCCAGCGTCAGCAGGATCTGCCCGGCAACGATTGATGACCGCGACAGGCTTTCCGACCAATGCCGCGCCAGAGCAATTTGCCCCACGGCTGCCGCCGCCTGGCTTTCTTCCAGCTTCAAGGCACCGGCTGGCAGGTTCAGCACCGTGCGGCCAAGCGCGATGGCACCAGACGACACGACCAGCACCTCGACACCTTTGGCGCGCAGAGCAGCGATATCGTCACAGACGGCATCGAGCCAGGCATGTTTCAGGCCGGAACCCCGGTCCACCAACAGGGCCGAGCCGATTTTGATGACGATCCGCTTATAGTGCGAGAGAGAGGCAAGCGGTGCGCTCATTCCTCGCCCTCCTCACTCTCCTCTGGTCCATCTTCGTGTTGGGGCCGATCTTCCAGCTTGTGGCGATGTTTCTTTGGCCGCTGCGAAATCGTCTCGTCGTCATAGCTGCGATTTTCAACGATCACGTCGCGCAACGCCCGCAGAACTTCGAGCATTCCCTTGCCGGTAATGGCGGAAATCATCATGGGCTTCTTGCCGCAGGCCTTTTGCAGGGCCTTGAGCTTCTTTTTCAGCTCATCCTCGTCCAGCACGTCGATCTGCGACAGGGCGACGATCTCAGGCTTGTCTTCCAGACCACCATCATAGGCTTCCAGCTCATGAGCAACCGTGGTGTAGGCATTGGCGACATCCTCTTCCTGGGCAGACACCAGATGCAGCAGCACCCGCGTGCGCTCGACATGGCCGAGGAAGCGGTCGCCAATGCCAACCCCTTCGTGAGCCCCTTCGATCAGACCCGGAATATCGGCCAGGATGAACTCACGCTCATCCACGGTCGCCACACCCAGATTGGGATGCAGCGTGGTGAACGGATAATTGGCGATTTTCGGACGCGCCCGTGTCACCGCCGCCAGGAAGGTGGATTTTCCGGCATTGGGCAAGCCGACCAGACCGGCATCGGCAATCAGTTTCAGCCTCAGCCAGATGGTTTTTTCTTCGCCTTCCAGACCGGGATTGGCCCAATCGGGGGCCTGGTTGGTGGCCGATTTGAAATGCGCATTGCCAAAGCCGCCATTGCCGCCCGCCGCCAGCCGGAAGCGCTGACCTTCTGTGACCATATCGACAATCAGCGTTTCGGCATCTTCTTCGAAGATCTGGGTCCCGACAGGCACTTTCAGCGTCACATGCTCGCCATTGGCGCCGGTGCGGTTGCGCCCCATGCCATGGGTGCCGACTGTGGCCTTGAAATGCTGCTGAAAACGAAAATCGATCAGGGTGTTCAGACCATTGACGGCCTCCACCCAAACATCGCCACCGCGCCCGCCATCGCCACCATCCGGCCCGCCGAACTCGATGAACTTCTCGCGGCGGAACGAGACGGCACCTGCGCCGCCGTCACCTGATCGAATATAGACCTTTGCCTCGTCGAGAAATTTCATGTCGCTGCCATACTTCCTGTGTCAGGATACTCATATCATATATGCGGCCATCGTTATCGCCGCTTGACGCGGAGGTCAAAGAGTATCGTGCGTTTCGTCAGTTACAATATTCAATACGGGATCGGCCTGGACGGCAAATTCGACCCCATCAGGATTGCCAAAAACCTCGAGGGCGCCGATGTCATCGCCCTCCAGGAAGTCACCCGTGGCTATCCCGCCAATGGCGGGGCCGACCTGCCGGAAATTTTCGCCAACCATTTTCCCGAATATCATTGGGTCTATGGACCGGCCTGCGACCTGCACGCCTCCTCGGCGCTGATCAAGGGCCGCCGGGTCGACAAGCGCTTCCAGTTTGGCAATATGGTGCTGTCGCGCTGGCCGATCCTCGCCAACCGGATGCTGCTTTTGCCGCGCACCCGCACGTTCGAAAAGCTCAACAATCAACGCGCCGCGACCGAAGCAGTCATCGATGCGCCCGGCGGGGCGCTCCGGGTCTATTCCGTCCATCTCGACCATGTCGCACCGGACGAGCGCATCGCCCAGATCCAGTTCCTCAAGGACCGCGCCATCAACTTCATCCAGGAAGGCGGCGCGATGACCGGTGGACAGGAATTTGCCCTGCCGCAACCGCCGCTGCCGGAGGATTTCCTGCTGATGGGCGATTTCAACATGCAGCCGGAATCGCCTGAATATCGCGAGATGGTCGGAACCATCGATGCTTACTACGGTCGCACCGCCCGCGCCGACGCCCCCCTGGACGCACTGGCCCGGCTCGGCAAACTCAATGCCGAAAGTTACAGATGGGAAGAGGTCGGCAAGCCGGATATGCGCATGCATCTCGATTATTGCTTCCTGAGCGGTTCGCTGGCCCATCGCCTGAAAGCGGCAAGCGTCGATACCGATGCGGTCGGCTCAGACCATTTTCCGGTCTGGGTGGAATTGGATTGAGGTTGCGGCGGCCACGTCCGGCCGCCGCAACTGTCTTTAAAACGCTTTCGCTCTCTGAAACCCGTCTTGCGTCAGGCGGGTTTCGATATGCGGTGCCATGGCATTGCGCGACAGGCTGTAGAGATCGGCGCAGCGGGTCAGGGTGAAGCCCAGCTTGTCCTGGATCTTCAGCGATGCGGCATTATCGGCAAAGGCGCCGGAATGCAGCACCGCCTCCGGCATACGCCGGAAGAACCGTTCCACCGCAGCCCGGGCTGCCTCGCTCATCAGCCCCCGCCCCCAGTAGAAACGATTGAGCCAATAACCGAGATGCCAAAGCCCATGGCGCAGTTCCAGGCCGACCATGCCGATATGAACGTCATCGCCCGACGTAATAGCCAAGTGCCAATCCGGCATGACACCGGCGCTGGTGCGGTTCAGCCAGTCGCAAGCATCCTGCCGGTCGTAGGGCATCGGCACCCGGCTTAACATCCGCGTCACCTGCCAATCGTTCAGCGAGGCGGCAATGGCATCCGCATCGGAAAGCCGATGCGGACGCAGCACCAATCGTTGCGTTTCAATCACCGGGCAAGGCCCAAGCGAGGGAAGCCGCGTTTGCAGCCGGGGCTTTTCAAGCGCAGCCATCACCGCATCTCCCCCCAGCTCTTCAGTGACATCCAGGTCTTGCGATCCAGCCGGTACCATTCCACCGGCACCATGCCACGGGCAGCCAGATGGCCAACCATGCCGGAGCCCTGGAACTGGAAGCCGCATTTCTGGATGACCCGCCGTGCCGCCACATTGGTAACCCGGCAACGGGCATCGATGAAGGCGATATCGCGAGTGCGGAAGGCCATGTCGATCAAGGCATGGGCGGCTTCGGTGGCGTAGCCGTTGTTCCAATAGGGCTCACCCAGCCAATAGCCGATTTCCAGTGTCTCCAGGTCGGTATGCGGCTCAAGCGCGCAGCACCCGAGAAATTCGCCATTTTCGCCCTTCGTAATCGCATAGACGCATTTACCGATCTCGCCGAGATTGGAACGTCGCACAAAATCGGCGGCATCGGCTGCCGTGTAAGGATGTGGCATACGCGACACCATGGTCGCAACGGCGGCGTTATTGGCGAGATGGGTAAGGGCGTCAATGTCTTCTACATGCGGAGCGCGCATAACCAGCCGCTGCGATAAGAGGACGGGGCAACTTTGCCTTAACCGATCCGGCCTCAGCCGATCGTCGGGTGACCGGAATTGGTCATCCCTCAGTAATAAGCGTTCCATGGCTCAGTCTCCTTTGGAGGTAAGAAAAAAGGGAAGAGAGGTGGCGCCTCATCTTCCCTTTTTTCTGACTGAACCTGTACGCTCAGCCGGGTCGATGAGACGCCGGCTGTTGGTAAGCGACCGGCTTTATTCTGCGGCTTCCGCCGTTTTCGGCATGACGGACACGAATACGCGGCCGTTGGACTTCGTACGGTAGGTGACATTGCCGGTGGTGAGTGCAAAGATCGTATGGTCCTTGCCCATGCCGACGTTTGCGCCCGGATGCCACTGCGTGCCGCGCTGACGAACAATAATATTGCCTGGAATGACGACTTCGCCGCCGAACTTCTTCACGCCAAGGCGCTTGGACTCGGAATCGCGACCGTTGCGCGACGAACCGCCAGCTTTTTTATGTGCCATTGGAGTTCTCCTTTAAAACCTGGTTTCCCGTTGACCGATTACGCAGCGACGATGTCGGTGATGCGAACGACTGTGTGGTGCTGGCGATGGCCGCGCGACCGCTTGGAATTCTGGCGACGGCGCTTCTTGAACGCGATGACCTTCTTGCCACGGTTATGCTCGACAACTTCAGCCTTAACGGTTGCACCAGCAACAAAAGGCGCACCGATCGTCGCATCGGCACCAACGCCAACAACGAGAATTTCGGTGAATTCAACGATAGCACCAGCTTCGGCTTCCAGCTTTTCGATGGTCAGCACGTCGTTGGCGGCTACGCGGTACTGCTTACCGCCGGTCTTGATGACTGCGAACATATTTTATCCTTCCATGTTCGTTACCGGTTCTGACCGGCAGGTGCCGGACGACCGTCTTTTTGTCAGTCGGATAGCAGATCTTGAGATCTGCCGGTGGAAACCTCTCGGCAAAGCGAGAAGCGATTATAGACTTGAGAACCCACACAGAGGGATCACCCATATCTAAAGTCGCACGTCGCATACGTGAGAAGCCCCAAGCTGTCAAGGCGAAAGCCCCTAAACACAAAGAGAATTCCTGACGATAAACCATCCGCGCATCACATCACCCTCGCCCTTTGTCTTTCCTGCAACAGACAGGCGACAGGCCCGCGCTGCGATCCATCGAGGCGATCCAGTACACGACAGAGAATTATGCCTTTTTCGCTCTTGCCAGCCCCCTCAATCGCCGCTATGAGACAGCCCGCGCGACACAAGCGCCGACCAGACCCGCGGAGAGGTGGCTGAGTGGTCGAAAGCACCGCACTCGAAATGCGGCATACGGGCAACCGTATCGTGGGTTCGAATCCCACCCTCTCCGCCAAGCTGAACCTCTGGCCATAAGGGACCCAGAGCTAAAAGCTGATTTTTCTCGATCTTACGTTCTAGTTCCGGAAGCGGTCAGTGCCACATCTAAGGCACAGTTGATCAGGATGAAGCGCCTGATTCTCTATCAATTCGAATAGACGAGCCGCCCGCTAAAACAATCTGGCCAGCGACGACACGAGCACCATCGCCTACAATAGCGCCAGGTGCAACGATAGCTCCAGTAGCAATGTGAGCCGTAGAGGAAACATGAGCGCGTTTGGATACCTCACCACCCAGACTTCCGTCTGGATTGCGATGGCGCGTCCAATCCCCACTTGAATTCCAGTATGGTTTCATACCTAGGACCCTCTGCCTGATCAGGCTGACTAAAATGCCGACGTTATCACGCTTATCATACGCCGCGAAAACGATAACATTTCGCTAAAACACAAAATCACAACGAATGAGCCAAACAAAATAGGGAACCCGACTTCAAGAGCAATGCTTAGCCGGGCAGCAAAAAGATAAACCCGATGACTGCGGGTTCCCTGCTCCGCCTCGCCCATTCCCAACGAGCGACCGTCAGCAAAGATTGTAACAGGACCTGAGCGGTCTTTATTGATTTGCCGACTTATATCCTTTGTTGTTTCCACCGCTACACAAATCATTAGATAAAGCGCCAACGCAGCAAGGATACCAACGACAACAGCGCGATCCTCGAACTCTATGTTAACGTCAGACACTGTGACCGCTTTCAGCGGAATTACTTTTAGACATAATGCTATACCAGCGAAGGTTGTTACCCTTCCTGACAGATCATAAAAGCGATCTGAAAAGGTTACCATCCGAACCTTTTAATTTTACCGTTGACCCGATGTATTATCAGCACGCGTCCGCTAACAGAACCATCATCTCTTATCCTGTGACATTGGATTTTTAAGTTTCGACCACCAAAAAAACCACTCCAGGCTCGAGCAATAACAAGAATATTCTCTTGTTTACTGTGATGCTTCCATCTGAAAGTTTTTACTTCGCCGACAGGGAGGTAAACCTCATCTCCAAGAAGGTCTAGCGCCACTTTCAAGAGATTCTCGTCTCTTTCCTCACTGAAACCTCTGACAACGCCAGTGTCATTTCTCGAAGGACAAACTACTGGAGTGTGGATGTCGACCATAGGTCCCTATAGTTTTTGAATATACAAATTTAGCAAAGCTAAATTGATTTGTTCTTTTCTGCAACCCCGCGCGTTACACTTTCGGAATAATCCTTGGCTCCCCCTCGGGGCGTCCTACGCATCGAACGCGCAATCACAAATGATCACAGAGCCACTTTATCGGCTCAACCTCCTACGAAAATGACTTACTGTCGATAAAATTGGAATCTTGGATGTATTCGACCGGTAGTTGACTGGCCACCAGGAATTGACCAAACTCTCCCTCGGGTAGGGGAGATTTTGCATGGCGATAGAGCCGCGAACGGGAGCAGTGACGCTAAACGTGAGGCTTTTGAAGCCTGGTGTTCATATTGAAGATGCATTCAGAGACACCGCCGATCCCGATGAGGTTGCGACTGAAACTCCACAAGGAAGTCGCCTGTTCGTCGATACGTCGCGCAGTCGTCCTAGTTGGATGCCGCTCCTTGCGGATTTGACAACCCACGAGCCAGATTTTTGGACCCAATCATCGTCTGCAGCCCTCTCAGTCCCCGTTGAAGATCAGGAAGGAAATACGCGACTTTTTGTGTTGTGTTTCGGCGGTGGGCACTTCCTCATAGATCCAGCCAAGTTGGAGCGGAACTTCGGGCTGAAAGTTGTGCTCAACACGGTATCCAGAGGTAATCTTCGAAGCCTCGACAGCGCTACGCTCGACGCAACCGTGTTCCAACGACGGACGCAGGCTAGCCGAAATTCTGACTTGGCTGGCTTCGGGATAGATGTGCAGCGTGATTTATTGCGAGTTGCGGCTGGCACCCCCACCGACAAGTCCTTCGCGAAGTTTGTTGCTGGCCGAGATAGCTTGACGATCACATGCGCGGTCCAGCCTGGACAGATTAAGGCGAAGCTTAGCCGATGCCTCGAGGTGTTCGAGGACAACCAATATCGCCGGGATTATGAATGGATCGACAACGTTCAAATTGTTACTGACGCGGAAGATGCCCGACAACTTGACGAATTGCTCAGCCAGCAGATTGCTGCACTCAGAGCGGGCGAGCAAAGCGATTTGCACATGTGCCCGCCAGAGATCGTCGACTACATCGAGGGCCAGGATATTGCCTATTATGGTAGGGGTTTTTCTCGTGAGAAGAACTGGTATTCCGAGTTAGATATTGATGATTACGTAGCCGAATTGAATGCCATAAATTTTGCTGAACCATTTGATGCCATTAAAACCCACCATTTCGTTCACATGCACGAAGATGAAGAGACAAGAGCAAAACGGAAATGGAAGGTTTATGACTGCTTCGTTTTCGAGTGCGAGCTCAATCAGCAGACATATGTTATCTTTGGCGGCACCTGGTATCGTATCAGCCACGCTTACAAAGCTCGAATTGAGAACTTTGTCCAATCTCTAATCAAGCCATCCTTCATTGCTCAGAGCACGGCAAGGAATGAGCAAGAACTTATAGCAGAGCTGAATCAACGGCCAGACTTGTTAATGATGGACCGGACGAAAGTGAATCCTCGCGGCGTTAACAACGGCAATATCGAGGTATGCGATTTCTTCTCAAGGCAGCGCCAGTTTATACATTTGAAAGACGGCCATTCATCCTCCTCGATAAGCCATCTCTGGATGCAGGCGGTTACAAGCTGTGACTCCTTGATGTCAGACGCGACGTTTCGTAACGGCGTTAGGCGGCAAGCACGTCGGCGTCAGGGCGAGATGCCTGTTAAAGCAGGCTTTGAGCAGCTTTTGCCCGCTGGGCGGCAAGGTCGTGTCGATACCGCGTCGTATACGGTCGTCTACGGTATTCTGCGGCGAAGGAATCGCAGGTCGAACATAATGGACTTGCCATTCTTCAGTAAAGTCAGTCTGCAAGCGCCAGCGTCGCTGCTGGCAAAATACGGCTATGGTGTAGAGATGCATCTTATCGAAAAAATAGATCCCGTCGTTCCGGGCGCTGGTGAAGCGAATGGCTAGAACTCAAGGACATGGAAATCCAAATTGGACACGCGACGAGACGATTCTCGCTCTGAATTTATTCCAGAAACTCAACGGCGATGTCCCCTCGCCGAAGTCCATGGAGATAAAAGAGCTGTCCGATCTTCTCCGATCGCTTCCTTATCACGCTGAGGCAGCCAAGCAGCCGACATTCCGAAATCCTGACGGCGTCGGCTTCAAGCTAAGTAACATTCGCCAGGTCGCAACTGGCAAGGGCCTGGGCAACGTTTCCAATATGGACCGCTTGATCTGGAAGGAATACGGCGATCGGATAGATGAAGTGCACCAGATCGCTGCAGCGATAAAATCTGGGATTCTGATCGCAGGCTCAGAACCATTACCGGATGTCGAGCAGGAGCTTCCAGAAGGGCGACTTCTCACAGCGCTACATGTTCGTCGAGAGCGAAATCCGAAAGTCAGAAAGCTCCTACTAGATGACCGACGTCCGACTGGTCTGCGATGCGAGATATGTGATTTATCTCGGCCCGATCTCGACGTATCCATGCAGGAAGCAATGTTCGAAGCCCATCATTTGATTCCATTGGCTGACGCGGGAGAACGAAAGACACGGCTCGCCGATCTCGCGCTCCTTTGTGCTTGCTGCCATCGACTAATTCACCGGGCAATGGTGATGCGATCAGGGTGGGTCAGCGTGGCTGATGTTCGCGCGATCATCGTGCCGGGATAAACCTTGGCACCCCTCCAGGGGCGTCCTACGCAAGATCTTCAACATCTA
It encodes the following:
- a CDS encoding DUF6119 family protein; amino-acid sequence: MAIEPRTGAVTLNVRLLKPGVHIEDAFRDTADPDEVATETPQGSRLFVDTSRSRPSWMPLLADLTTHEPDFWTQSSSAALSVPVEDQEGNTRLFVLCFGGGHFLIDPAKLERNFGLKVVLNTVSRGNLRSLDSATLDATVFQRRTQASRNSDLAGFGIDVQRDLLRVAAGTPTDKSFAKFVAGRDSLTITCAVQPGQIKAKLSRCLEVFEDNQYRRDYEWIDNVQIVTDAEDARQLDELLSQQIAALRAGEQSDLHMCPPEIVDYIEGQDIAYYGRGFSREKNWYSELDIDDYVAELNAINFAEPFDAIKTHHFVHMHEDEETRAKRKWKVYDCFVFECELNQQTYVIFGGTWYRISHAYKARIENFVQSLIKPSFIAQSTARNEQELIAELNQRPDLLMMDRTKVNPRGVNNGNIEVCDFFSRQRQFIHLKDGHSSSSISHLWMQAVTSCDSLMSDATFRNGVRRQARRRQGEMPVKAGFEQLLPAGRQGRVDTASYTVVYGILRRRNRRSNIMDLPFFSKVSLQAPASLLAKYGYGVEMHLIEKIDPVVPGAGEANG
- a CDS encoding GNAT family N-acetyltransferase, translating into MAALEKPRLQTRLPSLGPCPVIETQRLVLRPHRLSDADAIAASLNDWQVTRMLSRVPMPYDRQDACDWLNRTSAGVMPDWHLAITSGDDVHIGMVGLELRHGLWHLGYWLNRFYWGRGLMSEAARAAVERFFRRMPEAVLHSGAFADNAASLKIQDKLGFTLTRCADLYSLSRNAMAPHIETRLTQDGFQRAKAF
- the obgE gene encoding GTPase ObgE, whose protein sequence is MKFLDEAKVYIRSGDGGAGAVSFRREKFIEFGGPDGGDGGRGGDVWVEAVNGLNTLIDFRFQQHFKATVGTHGMGRNRTGANGEHVTLKVPVGTQIFEEDAETLIVDMVTEGQRFRLAAGGNGGFGNAHFKSATNQAPDWANPGLEGEEKTIWLRLKLIADAGLVGLPNAGKSTFLAAVTRARPKIANYPFTTLHPNLGVATVDEREFILADIPGLIEGAHEGVGIGDRFLGHVERTRVLLHLVSAQEEDVANAYTTVAHELEAYDGGLEDKPEIVALSQIDVLDEDELKKKLKALQKACGKKPMMISAITGKGMLEVLRALRDVIVENRSYDDETISQRPKKHRHKLEDRPQHEDGPEESEEGEE
- a CDS encoding nicotinate-nucleotide adenylyltransferase, whose protein sequence is MAPARSGPDVSHPGVAAHYLRMPHTERGMVVGLFGGSFNPPHQGHVLVAEIALRRLGLDQLWWMVTPGNPLKNHSQLAPLAERLSLCEGLAQDPRLKITAFEAELGTSYTARTLDHVKRLNPHVHFIWIMGADNLRSFHHWQDWQKIAMTFPIAVIDRPGATLSYLSSKMAQRFDFARVDESDAGVLWRRQAPAWTFIHGPRSMLSSTALRTGPVLKD
- a CDS encoding HNH endonuclease; this encodes MARTQGHGNPNWTRDETILALNLFQKLNGDVPSPKSMEIKELSDLLRSLPYHAEAAKQPTFRNPDGVGFKLSNIRQVATGKGLGNVSNMDRLIWKEYGDRIDEVHQIAAAIKSGILIAGSEPLPDVEQELPEGRLLTALHVRRERNPKVRKLLLDDRRPTGLRCEICDLSRPDLDVSMQEAMFEAHHLIPLADAGERKTRLADLALLCACCHRLIHRAMVMRSGWVSVADVRAIIVPG
- a CDS encoding glutamate-5-semialdehyde dehydrogenase, with product MLDTVAKADGIDALMLDIGAKAKAAARPLAIASADQKNAALMAMSEAILAGKSQIIAANAIDLKAAQTAGLAASFIDRLTLNEERITAMAKGLREVAELKDPVGEVIAAWERPNGLKIERVRTPLGVIGVIYESRPNVTADAGALCLKSGNAVILRGGSDSVNSSRAIHACLVAGLVAAGLPDHAIQLVPVTDRAAVGAMLTGLNGTIDVIVPRGGKSLVARVQSDARVPVFAHLEGLCHVYVDGSADLEMAKSIVVNAKMRRTGICGSAETLLVDSAAIGSHLMPLLEALTEAGCEIRASATVLKVFPGLKPAVEEDWRTEYLDAIISVAVVDGIGGAIDHIARYSSNHTEAVIAEDPAVVERFFNEVDSAILLHNASTQFADGGEFGMGGEIGIATGKMHARGPVGVEQLTSFKYRVHGTGQIRP
- the rplU gene encoding 50S ribosomal protein L21 translates to MFAVIKTGGKQYRVAANDVLTIEKLEAEAGAIVEFTEILVVGVGADATIGAPFVAGATVKAEVVEHNRGKKVIAFKKRRRQNSKRSRGHRQHHTVVRITDIVAA
- a CDS encoding endonuclease/exonuclease/phosphatase family protein; protein product: MRFVSYNIQYGIGLDGKFDPIRIAKNLEGADVIALQEVTRGYPANGGADLPEIFANHFPEYHWVYGPACDLHASSALIKGRRVDKRFQFGNMVLSRWPILANRMLLLPRTRTFEKLNNQRAATEAVIDAPGGALRVYSVHLDHVAPDERIAQIQFLKDRAINFIQEGGAMTGGQEFALPQPPLPEDFLLMGDFNMQPESPEYREMVGTIDAYYGRTARADAPLDALARLGKLNAESYRWEEVGKPDMRMHLDYCFLSGSLAHRLKAASVDTDAVGSDHFPVWVELD
- a CDS encoding GNAT family N-acetyltransferase; this translates as MERLLLRDDQFRSPDDRLRPDRLRQSCPVLLSQRLVMRAPHVEDIDALTHLANNAAVATMVSRMPHPYTAADAADFVRRSNLGEIGKCVYAITKGENGEFLGCCALEPHTDLETLEIGYWLGEPYWNNGYATEAAHALIDMAFRTRDIAFIDARCRVTNVAARRVIQKCGFQFQGSGMVGHLAARGMVPVEWYRLDRKTWMSLKSWGEMR
- the proB gene encoding glutamate 5-kinase, translated to MSAPLASLSHYKRIVIKIGSALLVDRGSGLKHAWLDAVCDDIAALRAKGVEVLVVSSGAIALGRTVLNLPAGALKLEESQAAAAVGQIALARHWSESLSRSSIVAGQILLTLGDTEERRRYLNARATINQLLKLGAVPIINENDTVATTEIRYGDNDRLAARVATMTGADLLILLSDIDGLYTAPPHLDPDAKLLPVIAEITPEIEAMAGGAASEFSRGGMRTKIDAGKIATSAGCAMIITSGKLLNPLRGIDEGAAHSWFAPSAMPVTARKTWIAGQLQPAGILSVDAGAETALRAGKSLLPAGVREVSGQFHRGDTISVVGLEGREIARGLAGYDADEARRIAGHKSAEIEALLGYAGRSAMIHRDDLVMTEQTGRKTGKSTKKKDEAHA
- the rpmA gene encoding 50S ribosomal protein L27, yielding MAHKKAGGSSRNGRDSESKRLGVKKFGGEVVIPGNIIVRQRGTQWHPGANVGMGKDHTIFALTTGNVTYRTKSNGRVFVSVMPKTAEAAE